In Vanacampus margaritifer isolate UIUO_Vmar chromosome 6, RoL_Vmar_1.0, whole genome shotgun sequence, the DNA window GAGTTTAAAGACTTACCCGAACCAGGAAATAGACGTCACCGCTGCTGCAATATAACTTTAAGGAACAGTTCGCATAACTTGCGAGATTTTATTATCTGTTCGATGAGGTTCTGCTTGTCACGACCGCTTGTCTTACAGCATGCTTGttaccaaaaatgttttgtaacgTTACCGCCAACGAGGCTTTCGATATCGCGAGATGTCCTTTCTGTAAAGATTCCCGTCCTCTTAATAGCGATGGTCGAAAGATAACATTTAAATTAAGTCATGCtaatatatctaaaaaaaataaataatttaacaatgtgaaaaatataGGTTTAAAAGCCTTGCTTGAACCAGGCGGAAGCACATGAGTGACGGAAGCCGCAATGCATGCTGGTACATGTAGTCATAGTGCAGTTGTAGACATTTTGGCtatttaaagataaaaaaaacacactttttaataatttaaaaacactgTATAAGTATTTTTATTACCACTACACCATGAATGTAGAAAATACAACTAAATATCAGTTCAAGTAACAAGCAGTACAtttaattatcaaaataaacaagaaaaaatatataacaatggAAATGGCATTTGTTGAAATCAAGAAGGAGGGAATTAATTCTGCTGGTTATTGTAAAGCATTCATCATCGTCTGGGCTTGTTTGAGCTCTACAAGAAAAGCACCAAAAACAGATAATTATTATGGTATCATGAGGATAACTGATGGATGCTAAAATATTTGGAATTTGGTGCAGGACAAACCTGAAAGCAAGACTCTCAACTTGTCAGCAGAAAGTGAGACCAGAGTGCTTTGTGAGGAGCCCGACTCAGCTCCTTGAGCTTGCAGCTTTAGCTGAACGACCGCTTCGTTGACTTCCTTCATCTCGCTGGAGCTCAGAGTGTAGTCCACCCTCCAGGAGACTGCTTCCAGTCGACCCACTGAAATCCACAAGGGTGAATGTGTTTGTGTACTTTATCGGAAGTGAGCAATCGGATAATACTTACATCTCAAGCTGGTTTCTCGCAGTTTGTCTTGCACTGCGGAATGTTTATCTTCATACGACTTGCACAGTCCCATTGTGTGTTCTGAAAGAATGATCAATGGAACATCtcaaatttgaatattgtaatatattttccctGTGCTTGCGTCGAGTTTAGGGACCAACCTTTCGGTAGACCGAGCTGCTGCAGCTCACTGGACAAAGATTCACTGTCGACGTCATGCTTTGCCGCACTGGACAAAATAAAGCTGAGCACAGCAACACTGGCTTTAATGTCTCCACTGTCTGGAAGACAGATTATCACAAAATCCCGTTGCAGTCACAGCATTGCAGTCACAGAAAACAATATTAACTAACAGCATCATATAATTAGCAAGTAATTAGCATTTTCAGAAGGGAGGGCACTTACCAAACTTTGCATCAGCTGTAAGCTTTGTGACTTTGTCATACTAAAGAAAAGGTAGAGAGCACATTAATGTTGGTTATATGTTATGCgaacgctaaaaaaaaaaagaaaaaaaaacttacatcaATATCATCCCCCAGCAGACCTTTCAGTACTTGAGCACAAAGGAGTTTCATTTTGACACTAGACTGGCATAACAAAGAAGACGATAAGAACATGGCATCATTTAAACGACAATGTGTGTCATTCTGATAAAGCCAAACAGTACTTACAATTTTCGCCAGCGTGCTGATTTCGGCAAGCACCCAATCGGGGCAGTCCAAATCTCCACAGAATCGGAACCGCTATGAGAGGAAAACAATCACATGAGCGACAGCAACTTGCAAGCAACAACTCCATTCTAGCCACTAGCTTAGATAACTCAGGACAAAACTATCGATCAAATGCACTTCGCATATTCAGAAAAGTTTCATTACACATTCCATTGCATTACTTGCCAAATACACGGTTAGATATTAAGAGAAGACGTGTTTACCATGGCTGGTTAACCGTCGACAACATGCGGAAGTGAAAAGGAAGTAGCTCATAACTTGGCACCTGATTGGACTATTCAGAGTAGGCGGGTCGTTCGTTCCACACTCGAGTGCGAAGCAAGGTTCTTCGATTTACGACGGGGTTCCGTTCCCACGGCGGTGAATTTGATCATAGTCTATCGTAAACCTTGCTACATTAACGGTTATACAGCagtaaagtcataaaaacataacatttttgtgacataaaaccccccccaaaaaaacacgaCGTTTATATCCGTCAAACATTGTATAACCATCGTAAAGCGAGGAACCTCAATCTCTATGACAGTGTATTTCAGCatgaatgatctttttttttgtttacaggaCCAgtcgagattttttttcttaaatatagGACTTAatccgtttgtttgtttttccaggttAGATATACACAATAGCACTTAATGGTGAACGAGTAGATAACAACCTTGACTTCAAAATCACCATACTAGCTATTACATAAGCAGAGGTTTTCCTTTGCAATTGCACGACACACCCTAATCAGTATCTGGACCACACAGCTCTCTGTCACGCCAAAACCAAATATAACCCTAATTGTAGAAGTTAACACACTTAAGTTAATTACATCATGACTGCATACTTCATCTAATTTGACAGGTTAAGACTTGGCTGCGGAACAACTACTCAGTCACATGAAAATTGCATACAAAGAATGAGAAATACTGATAACttattgtaaaaaatgaaataaaaatgaaacataaaaTTATAGTCTGAATGGAAACATCTTTGTACCCAAATGAAAGAGATGAAGCcaattaaatatacagtattccaTATTTCATGTGAAATAATGCCTTAAATCGTccatcaattaattaaataatgacgCATGTGCTTAAATATTTATCTTGAAACTTTCATTTATGATTTGTATCTAACTTgtatctttatttattgttctgtttcaaacaaaatacaatatagaaGAATAGGGTTTGTCTTGACAAAATCAGGGTTTTGAAATTACAATTCGAATTAAAATAGATAATTGAAATGTTAACTTCATCTCATGTTGAAGTTGGcctgtttttttatgaacataCAATTCCAACTTTTGAGCCTAATGTATTCTAACCGCACTTCGACAtgattcattgttgttgtttttcaaaatggtcatggctacacacaaacacattaaaatgaCATGAAAGCCTTTCTGAGACGTTGATAccttttttatttgcaataaatCAGCTATTATGTAACATCCACTTTACTCTGGTCAGTCTGGCTTTTAAGTAGTTTGTTTGGGAAAGTCGGGCAGTTGTTCACATTTTCCTGTGTTTACAAACAGGGGGCGTGTTCGAGCATGAGTCAGTGCGGAGTATAGAAGTGAGGACCTGCGCGGATGTGGACCAGTCGCTGCGGGAAAACCACGCATAAATGAATGCACAAGATGAAGCTAATTCCAAATCTTGTCCTGTCTTTTCTGGCACATTTTCACTGGACCCTCCACGTCAGTTCAGAGGACACGCCGACCGTTGGATCTAGAAATATTCCCAGACTACTGAGCAAAGGTAAACCACGAATACATTTTATGAGATGATGATATAAAGAAATAAGCGGGAAATGTGTTAAATGTAGTCATGAAAATTGTATAATAAAAAGATTGGCACCTATTGGCCACAATATGA includes these proteins:
- the commd4 gene encoding COMM domain-containing protein 4, encoding MRFRFCGDLDCPDWVLAEISTLAKISSVKMKLLCAQVLKGLLGDDIDYDKVTKLTADAKFDSGDIKASVAVLSFILSSAAKHDVDSESLSSELQQLGLPKEHTMGLCKSYEDKHSAVQDKLRETSLRLGRLEAVSWRVDYTLSSSEMKEVNEAVVQLKLQAQGAESGSSQSTLVSLSADKLRVLLSELKQAQTMMNALQ